The Deltaproteobacteria bacterium PRO3 genomic interval AGCCGCCGCCCAAGGTGGCGACCAGGGGGAGCTTGCGATCCGCCATGAGCTCCAAGATCCAACGGTCCCGCCGCTCCACGCCGTCCCGGGTCAAGGCGAAATGTCCGAGGGGATCGGTGTCCAAGACGTCGTGCCCGGCGATGAAATAGACCAAGCCGGGCCGCGCTTCGTCGAGGAAGGCCGGCAGGGATTTTTGCAAAATACCCAAGTACTCCTCGTCCCCGATGCGCTGCTCGAAGTTGAGGTTGAAATTGCCGGCACCCTCGGCGTGCGTCCAGACTGCGCCGTGCAGGGAGTAATTAAAGACGGTCGGATCGTCGAGGAAGCCGACGATGTTCCCGTTGCCCTGATGAAAATCCAAGTCGACGATGACGACGTTCTTGTCGAAGCCCTCCTCCCGCGCCTTGGCGATAGCCACGCCGACGTCGTTGAAGACGCAGAAGCCCGAGCCCATGTTCGGCTCGGCGTGGTGGAAACCGCCGCCCAGGTTGACCGCGACCGGCGCCTCCCTCGCCAGGACGGAGCGGGTGGCCGCGACGGTGCCGCTCACCGCCCAACGCACCGCACCGAGGATCTCGTCGACCTTCACCTCGTGCTCGGGGATGCCGAAGATGCGGGACAGGGTGGATTTGCGCCCCACCCGCTCCAAGTAAGCCGCGCTGTGGAAGAGCTCGAGGTCGGCGATGGGAATGAGGGGAAAGGGCTTGAGATCGCCCGGCCTGACCAGGCCGTCTTCAGCCAGCTGGGCCAGGACCCGCTTGCCCCGCAGGGCGATCATCCCGAGGGCCTGGGCCAGGCGCGCAAGGGTCGGCGCGTCGTAGCGCGGATGATACCACAGGGTCGCCTGCCGCCTGGAGCGCCAGGGAGCCAAGATTTTATCCAGCCATGCGGTCACCGGCGCCCCTTGTCCATCCCTCGAAGATTCGAGGAAAACGATGCACCTACGAAACATTCTGGGGCAGGAGGAAAAAATTTTCACCTGGTAAATTGAAGGGGGTCGTCGTTCGTCTTGCTTCCGTTTTCCATGGGCTTCTTTCCACCGTTAGCATCGAAGTTCCTGGGCAGAACCCGGACAGCCCGGGGGAAATATGTAAAATAATTTAGTAAAATCAATAAATTGACACAAGGCCCGGCGCGGGAGATCTCCGCATCGGATCAAAAGTCGCGTCTGCAAGGGCTCGAAAGACTCTTCTGGAAGCCCTCCTTGACAAAGGCGAACAACGCAGTTTAAATCTCGGGCCCACAAAAATTTTCCATCAACAGGACTCCCATGGCCGCCAAGAAAAACGACGAAAAGCTCTTCGACCTCCGCACCCTCGATGCCTTCCAATCGCGCGGCGTGCTCAAGCCCGCCGACTACGAAAAGTACCTCAAGTCGCTCCCCGACGAGGAAGGCAACTACGACACCGTCCTGATCGAGGAGGACGAGGACCTCGAAGACGACGAGGCGGAAGCTTCCGAGGAATAGCCCTCGCCCTTTTCGATCCTTCGAATGAATTAAAAAAAAGCCCTCCACTAGGAGGGCTTTTTTAATGGCTAAACTCTAATGCCTTAGAGGAACTTGCTGGGATTGACGGGATTGCCGTCGATCCTCACCTCGTAGTGCACGTGGGGTCCGGTGCTGTGGCCGGTCATGCCGACCTTGGATATCTCTTGGCCCTTACGGACGCTGTCGCCCTCGGAGACGAAGATCTCGGAATTGTGCGCGAAGAGGGTGGTCAGGTTGCCGCCGTGATCGATGACGACCGTCAGCCCGTAGCCGCCCTTGCGGCCCACGAAGGCGACGCGGCCGTCGGCGGGGGCCAGGACGGGTGATCCGTAAGGCGCGGCGATGTCGACGCCCAGGTGCATGCGGCCACGGCGCCGCGAGACCCGCCGCCAGCCGAAATCGCTGGTGATGATCCCGGCGCAGGGCATCATCTCGGGGATCTTGGCCTCGAGGTCGGGCAGCATGTCGTTGGCGTCTTCCAGGAAGAAACTAGGGGCTGAGTCCATGTCGAAATCGACCATGCCGCCGTCTTGCTCGTAGCTGGGGATGTTGGCGAAGGCGGCCGTGCTCGCCGTCAGGACCAAGGCGACGACCGCGGAGGAGAGAAACTTCTTCATTCTGACCTCACCATTTCTCGGGACCCCGATGCCTAAGGCTTAGGCATTCTCGACTCCCGGTGGTTGCTGCCGCCTCTACTCCTCCCTCGGTTCCCAAGGACTGCTTAGGTAGGGATCTCCGGATAAGCTTCGGCACAGCTAAGGGGTTATGGTTGGATTCAATTGTCCTTTTGAATCTTGTTCTTCTTTTGGCGGCCCCTCGGAGGTGCTGAGGAGGCCTTACCAGGTCATTAATCCAGCGAGTAACAGAGGAGCGACCATCCGTCAAGCATTAAGAAGCCCTTGAAAGGAATGATCTTTTATCCCCAGGCTCGCGCGTTTTGGAACGTTTAAGTTTTTCTAAATATCGGGCGAAAAGGGAAAGGGTTGCGGATTAATCCCAGGGGGGTTTGCCGGGGCCCCGATGGCGCAGGGCCCCCTTCTGGGCCAGGAGCCGCTCCACGGCCCGGTCGTCGTCCTCG includes:
- a CDS encoding histone deacetylase; translation: MFRRCIVFLESSRDGQGAPVTAWLDKILAPWRSRRQATLWYHPRYDAPTLARLAQALGMIALRGKRVLAQLAEDGLVRPGDLKPFPLIPIADLELFHSAAYLERVGRKSTLSRIFGIPEHEVKVDEILGAVRWAVSGTVAATRSVLAREAPVAVNLGGGFHHAEPNMGSGFCVFNDVGVAIAKAREEGFDKNVVIVDLDFHQGNGNIVGFLDDPTVFNYSLHGAVWTHAEGAGNFNLNFEQRIGDEEYLGILQKSLPAFLDEARPGLVYFIAGHDVLDTDPLGHFALTRDGVERRDRWILELMADRKLPLVATLGGGYSASACQAALQLTAAALGQRRELRCEEDVENSHPLRKVLAGIDPWDPQFRPQEGFLLNDADLWGDLDPASAPAGLLKDSSAYEVEREMETSGVLEKFRDMGFEDLRVSVDPRGEKILIEARPAGQRTSPLQTMSEIAWRGDTTSIIPE
- a CDS encoding M23 family metallopeptidase produces the protein MKKFLSSAVVALVLTASTAAFANIPSYEQDGGMVDFDMDSAPSFFLEDANDMLPDLEAKIPEMMPCAGIITSDFGWRRVSRRRGRMHLGVDIAAPYGSPVLAPADGRVAFVGRKGGYGLTVVIDHGGNLTTLFAHNSEIFVSEGDSVRKGQEISKVGMTGHSTGPHVHYEVRIDGNPVNPSKFL